The following coding sequences lie in one Erwinia amylovora genomic window:
- the cfa gene encoding cyclopropane fatty acyl phospholipid synthase — translation MSSSCIEDESLGNNLWYRIAQEILSKANIEVNGSRSSDIQVNNPNFFKRVLQEGSLGLGESYMDGWWECERLDIFFQRVLNAHLDQQLPRHFKDTLRIAASRLTNLQSRKRAWMVGKEHYDLGNDLFTAMLDPYMQYSCGYWKRAETLEQAQEAKLELICAKLQLKQGMTLLDIGCGWGGLAEYAARHYGVSVVGVTISAEQQKLARQRCEGMSVDILLQDYRDLNQQFDRIVSVGMFEHVGPKNYATYFDVVDRNLKPDGVFLLHTIGASNTNDHVDPWINKYIFPNGCLPSVRHIAEASEPHFVMEDWHNMGADYDLTLMSWHQRFLTTWPQLSDKYGERFKRMFSYYLNACAGAFRARDIQLWQVVFTRGTEGGIRVAR, via the coding sequence ATGAGTTCATCGTGTATTGAAGATGAAAGCCTGGGGAATAATCTGTGGTACCGAATCGCCCAGGAAATATTAAGTAAGGCCAATATTGAAGTTAACGGATCCCGCTCCTCAGACATTCAGGTGAATAACCCCAACTTCTTTAAGAGAGTGCTGCAGGAGGGTTCGTTAGGGCTGGGCGAAAGCTATATGGATGGCTGGTGGGAGTGCGAACGCCTGGATATTTTTTTTCAGCGCGTGCTCAACGCGCACCTTGACCAACAGCTTCCCCGTCATTTTAAAGATACATTGCGTATCGCCGCTTCACGTTTAACCAATTTACAGTCCCGCAAACGTGCCTGGATGGTGGGTAAAGAACATTATGACTTGGGTAACGACCTCTTCACCGCAATGCTGGATCCTTACATGCAGTATTCCTGTGGTTACTGGAAACGAGCTGAAACGCTTGAGCAGGCCCAGGAGGCGAAGCTGGAGCTGATTTGTGCAAAGCTACAACTTAAGCAGGGTATGACGCTATTGGACATTGGCTGTGGCTGGGGAGGCCTGGCTGAATACGCTGCCCGTCATTATGGCGTTAGCGTGGTGGGGGTCACGATTTCTGCCGAGCAGCAAAAATTGGCCCGGCAGCGCTGCGAAGGAATGAGCGTGGATATCCTGCTTCAGGATTATCGTGACCTCAATCAGCAATTTGACCGCATCGTTTCCGTGGGTATGTTTGAACACGTCGGACCGAAAAACTACGCCACCTATTTTGACGTGGTCGATCGTAATCTGAAACCTGATGGCGTCTTCCTGCTGCACACGATTGGTGCCAGTAATACAAATGATCACGTCGACCCGTGGATCAATAAATACATTTTCCCCAACGGCTGCCTGCCTTCGGTGCGTCATATTGCTGAAGCCAGCGAACCGCATTTTGTCATGGAAGACTGGCATAACATGGGGGCTGATTATGATCTCACGCTGATGAGCTGGCACCAGCGTTTTTTGACAACCTGGCCGCAGCTGTCAGACAAATATGGCGAGCGTTTCAAACGCATGTTCTCTTACTATCTGAATGCCTGCGCTGGCGCGTTTCGTGCCAGGGACATTCAACTATGGCAAGTGGTCTTCACTCGCGGCAC
- the punC gene encoding purine nucleoside transporter PunC: MYSAVFMIYLALLSMLGFLATDMYLPAFGVMQQDLNTQAGAVSASLSIFLAGFACAQLVWGPLSDRIGRKPVLLMGLSLFAVGCAAMLWVNSAASLLAWRFVQAVGVCAAAVSWQALVVDRYSAARANRVFATIMPLVALSPAMAPLVGAWLLAHFPWQSIFVTLLLITLLLMVPTLRLPSQPRHDKSAPDIAAPGFVSLLKSPVYSGNVAIYAACSASFFAWLTGSPFILGNLGLSPADIGLSYVPQTVAFLIGGFSCRALLNRFNGRKILPSLLMFYSLSIVALWLIVQYSQPALWALLLPFCGMAMANGAIYPIVVSSALLPFPHASGKAAALQNMLQLGLCFLASMVVSSLIDTVLDTTVLVMLTTILIAALGYVVQRMAERHLML; the protein is encoded by the coding sequence ATGTATTCTGCAGTTTTTATGATTTACCTGGCGCTGCTAAGCATGCTGGGTTTCCTTGCTACCGATATGTACCTGCCTGCATTTGGTGTGATGCAGCAAGATCTGAATACTCAGGCTGGCGCTGTCAGCGCCAGCCTGAGTATTTTCCTTGCCGGATTTGCCTGCGCGCAACTGGTATGGGGACCTCTTTCAGACCGCATCGGGCGCAAGCCGGTACTGTTGATGGGCCTGAGTCTGTTTGCTGTCGGCTGTGCCGCCATGCTTTGGGTTAATTCAGCAGCTTCGCTGCTGGCATGGCGATTTGTGCAGGCTGTCGGCGTCTGTGCTGCGGCCGTCAGCTGGCAAGCTCTGGTGGTTGACCGCTACAGCGCTGCACGAGCCAACCGTGTATTTGCCACTATTATGCCGCTGGTCGCGCTCTCACCGGCCATGGCGCCACTGGTCGGAGCCTGGCTGTTAGCTCATTTTCCATGGCAGTCCATCTTCGTCACGCTGTTACTAATTACTTTGCTGCTGATGGTGCCAACCTTGCGACTGCCATCACAACCAAGGCATGATAAAAGCGCGCCTGACATCGCCGCTCCCGGCTTCGTTTCCCTGCTTAAATCACCCGTATACAGCGGCAACGTCGCTATCTATGCAGCCTGCTCTGCCAGCTTCTTTGCGTGGCTTACCGGTTCACCGTTTATTTTAGGTAATCTGGGTCTTTCACCTGCCGATATTGGCCTGAGTTACGTGCCGCAAACGGTCGCTTTTTTGATCGGTGGCTTTAGCTGTCGTGCGCTTTTAAATCGATTTAACGGACGCAAAATCCTCCCCTCGCTGCTGATGTTCTACAGTCTGAGCATTGTTGCACTCTGGCTAATTGTGCAATATTCCCAGCCTGCGCTCTGGGCTCTTTTGCTGCCGTTCTGCGGCATGGCGATGGCGAATGGAGCAATCTACCCTATCGTTGTGTCCAGCGCCCTGCTGCCCTTCCCTCATGCCAGCGGTAAAGCGGCCGCCTTGCAAAATATGTTGCAGCTTGGCCTGTGCTTTCTCGCCAGCATGGTCGTATCATCATTGATTGATACGGTTCTGGATACCACCGTGCTGGTGATGCTGACCACCATTTTAATCGCAGCATTGGGTTATGTTGTGCAGCGCATGGCGGAGCGTCATCTCATGCTGTGA
- the punR gene encoding DNA-binding transcriptional activator PunR, protein MWSEHSLEVIDAVARTGSFTAAAAELHRVPSAISYTVRQLEEWLAVNLFERRHRDVVLTDAGRVFSEEGRIVIKKMLATRRRCQQVANGWRGQLNIAVDRIVRPSRTRQLVVDFYRHFPDMELHIMPEVFNGVWDALADGRVDVAIGATQAIPVGGRFAFRDMGSLNWRCVVNAQHPLVSRPGPLTEEWIREWPSLVLEDTSRALPKRTTWTLDNQRRLVVPDWESAFDCLRAGLCVGMVPGHFAQPLLQRNELRELALSSHFPDSPCCLSWSEQSASPALSWLLEYLGSTETLRAEWLSEQQDPAPLRD, encoded by the coding sequence ATGTGGTCAGAACATTCACTGGAAGTTATTGATGCCGTGGCCCGGACCGGAAGCTTCACCGCCGCTGCCGCAGAGCTGCACCGCGTCCCTTCTGCAATAAGCTATACGGTGCGTCAGCTTGAGGAATGGCTGGCCGTAAATCTGTTTGAAAGGCGGCATCGTGATGTGGTGCTGACCGACGCCGGACGGGTATTCAGCGAGGAAGGCAGGATTGTCATCAAAAAAATGCTAGCCACGCGCCGCCGCTGTCAACAGGTGGCAAACGGCTGGCGCGGGCAGCTCAATATCGCCGTCGATCGCATTGTACGCCCGTCGCGAACGCGGCAGCTGGTGGTGGATTTTTACCGCCACTTTCCTGACATGGAGCTGCATATCATGCCAGAAGTGTTTAACGGCGTTTGGGACGCGCTGGCAGACGGGCGGGTGGATGTGGCGATAGGTGCCACGCAGGCGATCCCGGTTGGCGGGCGTTTCGCTTTCCGTGATATGGGGAGCCTTAACTGGCGCTGCGTGGTTAATGCACAACACCCGTTAGTCAGTCGGCCCGGGCCACTGACTGAAGAGTGGATACGCGAGTGGCCTTCGTTGGTGCTGGAAGATACTTCACGCGCGTTACCCAAGCGCACGACATGGACGCTGGATAATCAGCGGCGGCTGGTCGTACCTGACTGGGAAAGCGCTTTTGATTGCTTGCGCGCGGGTTTATGCGTTGGCATGGTGCCGGGCCATTTCGCCCAGCCGTTGCTGCAGCGGAATGAACTGCGTGAGCTGGCGCTTAGCTCGCATTTTCCTGACAGCCCGTGCTGTCTGAGCTGGTCGGAACAAAGCGCCTCACCGGCGCTGAGCTGGCTGCTGGAATATCTTGGCAGCACGGAAACCCTGAGGGCCGAATGGCTTAGCGAGCAGCAGGACCCGGCACCGCTGCGTGATTAA
- the purR gene encoding HTH-type transcriptional repressor PurR has protein sequence MATIKDVAKRAGVSTTTVSHVINKTRFVAEETREAVWVAIKELHYSPSAVARSLKVNHTKTIGLLATSSEAPYFAEIIEAVERRCFAQGYTLILGNAHNNIQKQQAYLSMMAQKRVDGLLVMCSEYPDALIAMLEDNRNIPMVVMDWGKSRGDFTDTVLDNAFDGGYLAGRYLIERGHRDIGAIPGQLERNTGGGRHAGFVKALSEAGITLRDEWLVQGDFEPESGYLAMQQILSQKQRPTAVFCGGDIMAMGAICAADEMGLRVPQDISVIGYDNVRNARYFTPALTTVHQPKERLGETAFDMLIDRITSKREESQTIEVYPSLIERRSVADGPYRDYRR, from the coding sequence ATGGCAACGATTAAGGATGTGGCAAAGCGCGCGGGTGTTTCCACCACCACCGTGTCGCACGTCATAAACAAAACACGCTTTGTCGCCGAAGAAACGCGAGAAGCGGTTTGGGTAGCTATCAAAGAGTTGCATTATTCTCCAAGCGCCGTAGCTCGTAGCCTGAAGGTAAACCACACCAAAACCATTGGCCTGCTGGCAACCTCAAGCGAAGCACCTTATTTTGCTGAAATCATCGAGGCGGTGGAGCGCCGCTGCTTTGCTCAAGGCTATACCCTGATCCTGGGCAATGCTCATAACAACATACAAAAGCAGCAGGCTTACCTGTCGATGATGGCGCAAAAACGTGTCGACGGGCTGCTGGTGATGTGCTCTGAATACCCGGACGCGCTGATTGCGATGTTAGAAGATAACCGCAATATCCCGATGGTAGTCATGGATTGGGGCAAGTCGCGCGGTGACTTCACCGACACGGTACTGGATAACGCTTTTGATGGCGGCTATCTGGCGGGGCGTTATCTGATTGAACGCGGGCACCGCGATATTGGTGCCATCCCGGGTCAGTTGGAGCGCAACACCGGGGGCGGGCGCCATGCGGGCTTTGTGAAAGCTCTGAGCGAGGCCGGGATCACACTGCGCGATGAGTGGCTGGTACAGGGTGATTTTGAACCTGAATCCGGTTATCTCGCCATGCAACAGATCCTGTCGCAGAAACAGCGTCCGACTGCCGTATTCTGCGGGGGTGACATTATGGCGATGGGCGCAATCTGTGCAGCAGATGAAATGGGACTGCGCGTACCGCAAGACATCTCGGTGATTGGTTATGATAACGTGCGCAATGCCCGTTACTTTACTCCGGCGTTGACCACGGTACATCAACCGAAAGAGCGCCTCGGTGAAACCGCATTTGATATGTTAATTGATCGCATTACCAGCAAACGTGAAGAGTCGCAGACCATTGAGGTCTATCCTTCTCTGATCGAACGACGTTCGGTGGCGGATGGACCTTACCGGGACTACCGCCGTTAA
- a CDS encoding C40 family peptidase — MRSFITLFMLAIAQLFFNMAHASPQAPVNADRHKADRSIAREDERRKRRPVKASPTKKHKEPPVKKTKQPAELAQLSPLQKQKLKKKATVVKRPTKKINAAQKPLSHQSGIKKTVKKRYGSQRADRKAVLTAPLKLSNAHRIRYQRARETAVSKLMGQLGKPYLWGGSSPKTGFDCSGLVWYAYKDLVKFKIPRTANEMYHLRDAAPIRRDRLEKGDLVFFRINGRGSADHVGVYLGGGKFIQSPRTGKDIQVSALGDDFWQEHYVGARRVMTPKTVR; from the coding sequence ATGCGTTCATTCATTACGCTTTTCATGCTGGCCATTGCTCAACTATTTTTCAATATGGCGCACGCATCGCCACAGGCGCCTGTTAATGCCGATCGGCACAAGGCTGACCGGAGCATCGCACGTGAAGATGAACGACGCAAACGACGTCCGGTAAAAGCTTCCCCGACCAAAAAACATAAAGAACCCCCGGTAAAAAAAACCAAACAACCCGCAGAACTGGCACAGCTTAGCCCGCTGCAAAAACAAAAGTTAAAAAAGAAGGCCACCGTTGTTAAGCGTCCAACGAAAAAAATAAACGCGGCGCAAAAGCCGTTAAGCCACCAGTCCGGCATCAAAAAGACCGTAAAAAAACGTTATGGCAGCCAGCGTGCAGATCGCAAGGCGGTTCTGACGGCCCCACTGAAGCTCAGTAATGCCCATCGCATTCGTTATCAGAGAGCGCGTGAAACCGCAGTGAGTAAACTGATGGGTCAGTTGGGCAAACCTTACCTGTGGGGTGGCAGCTCGCCTAAAACCGGGTTCGACTGTAGTGGCCTTGTCTGGTATGCCTATAAAGATCTGGTGAAATTCAAAATTCCTCGCACCGCTAATGAGATGTATCACCTGCGTGATGCCGCGCCGATCAGGCGTGACCGGCTTGAGAAAGGCGATCTGGTATTCTTCCGTATTAACGGCAGAGGTAGTGCCGATCATGTAGGTGTCTATCTCGGCGGCGGTAAATTCATTCAGTCACCTCGAACGGGTAAAGACATTCAGGTTAGCGCGTTGGGTGATGATTTCTGGCAAGAACATTACGTAGGCGCTCGCCGCGTGATGACTCCGAAGACGGTTCGTTAA
- a CDS encoding Grx4 family monothiol glutaredoxin — protein MSTVEKIQRQIAENPILLYMKGSPKLPSCGFSAQAVQALSACGERFAYVDILQNPDIRAEMPKFANWPTFPQLWVDGELVGGCDIIIEMYQRGELQQLIKETAQKYPTDAAE, from the coding sequence ATGAGTACTGTAGAAAAAATTCAGCGCCAGATCGCAGAAAACCCAATCCTGTTATATATGAAAGGCTCGCCGAAGCTGCCGAGCTGCGGTTTTTCTGCCCAGGCCGTACAGGCGCTTTCTGCCTGTGGCGAGCGTTTTGCGTATGTGGACATTCTGCAAAACCCGGACATTCGTGCTGAAATGCCAAAATTTGCTAACTGGCCAACGTTCCCGCAGCTGTGGGTTGACGGCGAGCTGGTCGGCGGTTGCGATATCATCATTGAAATGTATCAGCGTGGTGAACTGCAGCAGTTGATCAAAGAAACCGCCCAGAAATACCCAACTGACGCCGCAGAATGA
- the rnt gene encoding ribonuclease T, translated as MPMSESNELNTLNSRFRGFYPVVIDVETAGFDAKTNALLEIAAVTLKMDSDGWLEKDETLHFNVEPFPGSVLLAEALAFNGIDPANPLRAAVSEYEALHAIFKLVRKGIKDSGCNRAVMVAHNATFDLNFMNAAAERASLKRNPFHPFVTFDTAALSGLVLGQTVLAKACNAAGMSFDSAQAHSALYDTLQTADLFCELVNRWKRLGGWPLPAAAESSTGNASGCE; from the coding sequence ATGCCGATGTCTGAATCAAATGAACTGAATACCCTGAACAGCCGTTTTCGCGGTTTTTATCCAGTGGTGATTGATGTCGAAACCGCGGGTTTTGATGCCAAAACGAATGCCCTGCTGGAGATTGCGGCAGTAACGTTGAAAATGGATAGTGACGGCTGGCTGGAAAAAGATGAAACGCTTCACTTCAACGTCGAGCCTTTTCCCGGTTCGGTTCTGCTTGCTGAAGCACTGGCATTCAATGGCATTGATCCTGCTAATCCTCTGCGCGCAGCGGTCAGTGAATACGAAGCGCTTCACGCTATTTTCAAATTAGTGCGTAAAGGCATTAAGGACAGCGGCTGTAACCGGGCGGTTATGGTGGCACATAATGCCACGTTCGATCTCAACTTTATGAATGCTGCCGCAGAACGTGCCAGTCTGAAACGCAACCCTTTCCATCCCTTCGTAACCTTTGATACCGCTGCACTTAGCGGGCTGGTACTGGGGCAGACCGTGTTGGCAAAAGCCTGTAACGCAGCAGGAATGTCATTCGACAGCGCTCAGGCACATTCGGCCTTGTACGATACACTGCAAACGGCGGATCTGTTCTGTGAATTGGTTAACCGCTGGAAGCGTCTTGGCGGATGGCCATTGCCCGCTGCCGCAGAAAGCAGCACCGGCAACGCATCAGGGTGCGAATAG
- the gloA gene encoding lactoylglutathione lyase has translation MRLLHTMLRVGNLQRSVDFYTKVLGMRLLRTSENAEYKYTLAFVGYSDESEGAVIELTYNWGVDKYNPGDAYGHIALGVDDVAATCHRIRKDGGNVTREAGPVKGGTTIIAFVEDPDGYKIELIENKHAGHGIGN, from the coding sequence ATGCGTTTACTTCACACCATGCTGCGCGTTGGCAATCTGCAACGTTCCGTCGATTTTTACACCAAAGTGCTGGGCATGCGCCTGTTACGCACCAGTGAAAATGCCGAATACAAATACACCCTCGCTTTTGTCGGCTACAGCGATGAGAGCGAAGGCGCGGTTATCGAATTGACCTATAACTGGGGCGTGGATAAATATAATCCTGGTGATGCATACGGTCATATTGCCCTGGGTGTGGACGATGTGGCAGCAACCTGTCATCGCATCCGTAAAGATGGCGGCAATGTTACCCGTGAAGCCGGCCCGGTAAAAGGCGGTACCACCATCATCGCGTTCGTGGAAGATCCGGACGGCTACAAGATTGAACTGATTGAGAATAAACACGCGGGTCATGGTATAGGCAACTAA
- a CDS encoding alkene reductase yields MPLNTLFTPLKLGGITVPNRIFMAPLTRLRSIEPGDIPTPLMGEYYRQRSSAGLIITEATQITYQAKGYAGAPGLHSSEQIAAWKHINEGIHQDGGHSAVQLWHTGRISHASLQPGGAAPVSASAINAETRTTLRDASGHAVREATSTPRPLSTKEVAGIVDDFRQAVINAREAEFDLVELHAAHGYLIHQFLSPASNQRDDKYGGTIENRTRFALEVADAAIAGWRADRIGIRISPLGPFNGLDNGEDQEKAALYFIGELAKRNLAYLHISEPDWAGGKPYSREFRQAIRAAYPGVIVAAGGYNAEKAETLIEQGLIDAVAFGRSFIANPDLVERLKKGASLNQPQPETFYGGDAAGYTDYPKLGEHG; encoded by the coding sequence ATGCCACTGAACACCCTTTTCACCCCACTCAAGCTGGGTGGTATTACCGTGCCGAATCGTATCTTTATGGCCCCTTTAACGCGTCTGCGCAGCATTGAGCCGGGCGACATTCCCACTCCGTTAATGGGGGAATATTATCGCCAGCGCTCAAGCGCCGGGCTGATTATCACTGAGGCTACGCAGATCACCTATCAGGCGAAGGGCTATGCGGGTGCGCCCGGGCTGCACTCATCAGAACAAATTGCGGCCTGGAAACACATCAATGAAGGTATTCATCAGGACGGGGGCCATAGTGCCGTTCAGCTGTGGCATACCGGAAGGATCTCTCATGCCAGTCTGCAACCTGGCGGTGCTGCTCCGGTGTCTGCTTCAGCGATTAATGCCGAAACACGAACCACCCTGCGCGATGCCAGTGGTCATGCGGTACGAGAAGCGACTTCAACGCCACGTCCGTTAAGCACTAAAGAAGTGGCCGGGATTGTTGATGATTTTCGTCAGGCGGTGATCAATGCGCGTGAAGCTGAATTTGACTTGGTTGAACTGCATGCGGCACATGGCTATCTCATCCATCAGTTTCTTTCTCCGGCCTCTAATCAGCGTGATGACAAGTACGGCGGAACGATTGAGAATCGTACCCGTTTTGCTCTGGAAGTCGCTGACGCGGCAATAGCCGGTTGGCGTGCCGACCGTATCGGCATTCGTATCTCTCCGCTTGGTCCATTTAATGGCCTTGATAATGGTGAAGACCAGGAAAAAGCCGCCTTATATTTTATTGGTGAACTGGCAAAGCGTAACCTTGCCTACCTGCATATTTCCGAACCTGACTGGGCTGGGGGCAAACCTTATTCCCGCGAATTCCGCCAGGCTATCCGCGCGGCTTATCCCGGCGTAATCGTTGCTGCCGGCGGCTATAACGCGGAGAAAGCCGAAACGCTAATTGAACAGGGGCTGATTGATGCCGTTGCTTTCGGGCGCAGTTTTATTGCCAATCCCGACCTGGTTGAGCGTCTGAAAAAGGGCGCAAGTCTTAACCAACCACAGCCAGAAACCTTCTACGGCGGCGATGCCGCAGGTTATACCGATTATCCAAAACTCGGTGAGCACGGCTGA
- a CDS encoding TetR family transcriptional regulator C-terminal domain-containing protein — MKLSAKVCEFSEAVRGALEAGALTMIGSLAATLNKAQQQGTLSGQVNCPSCARTIYIFWLVASPQSKICREKAPLLNARQVMEHTLRGAQKYTYQSTGLPGVNYATEHPFHPTQAGWYYRAESYLYGPFNASAQH, encoded by the coding sequence GTGAAGCTTTCTGCCAAAGTCTGCGAATTCTCAGAAGCCGTGCGTGGCGCGTTGGAAGCGGGTGCGTTAACGATGATCGGCTCGCTGGCTGCCACGCTGAATAAGGCACAGCAGCAGGGTACGCTTTCTGGTCAGGTCAACTGTCCATCCTGCGCGCGGACCATTTATATATTTTGGCTGGTTGCCAGTCCGCAAAGCAAAATTTGCCGTGAAAAGGCCCCATTGCTGAATGCGCGTCAGGTGATGGAGCACACCCTGCGCGGTGCTCAAAAATATACTTACCAGTCTACCGGTCTTCCAGGAGTCAACTATGCCACTGAACACCCTTTTCACCCCACTCAAGCTGGGTGGTATTACCGTGCCGAATCGTATCTTTATGGCCCCTTTAACGCGTCTGCGCAGCATTGA
- the eptA gene encoding phosphoethanolamine transferase EptA produces the protein MKSFLNKLYFNEITFNCGAATFFTLALNYGFLLRAWQTIPFHNLLDYLYAASIPVVLFCAFLAIFNFLAVPWLRKPLLAVLIVASAAANYFMLNFGTVIDTNMIQNVFETDLQEASALLSFRYLLWLLLLGVLPAAILCLCRIKNNRPWWKSVVWRLLTSLVALLLIVTVAAFFYKDYASMFRNNKGLVKMVTPVNVVSGIGRYVNSHWFTGNQELIAIGRDAKKVKVITDSKKKTLVVFVLGETARAENFSLGGYTRETNPKLQRDNVIYYQHATSCGTETAISVPCMFSNMSRQNYDASLARHQEGVLDVMAHAGINVLWRENDGGCKGACDRVPHSDMTKWQVSELCKSDFCLDDVLLHRLNNYIDGIKDDSVIVLHQMGSHGPAYYLRYPPEARQFTPTCDSNQIQDCDRQTLINTYDNTILYTDTMLDNTINLLKAYNDKFNLAMIYLSDHGESLGERGMYLHGTPYLFAPSQQTHIPFLLWMSPDYATTFGIDLQCLQQRAKVEDVSQDNIFHTLLGMMDVETQEYKPELDMIRSCRNHG, from the coding sequence ATGAAATCCTTTTTAAACAAGCTGTACTTTAACGAAATCACCTTTAATTGTGGCGCGGCGACATTTTTTACCCTGGCGCTGAATTATGGTTTCCTGCTTCGCGCCTGGCAAACTATCCCTTTTCATAATTTGCTCGATTATCTTTACGCCGCATCCATCCCGGTGGTTCTGTTTTGTGCGTTTCTGGCTATCTTCAATTTCCTCGCAGTGCCCTGGCTGCGTAAACCCCTGCTGGCCGTGTTGATTGTCGCCAGCGCCGCCGCTAACTATTTTATGCTCAACTTCGGCACGGTTATCGATACCAACATGATACAGAATGTATTCGAAACCGATTTGCAGGAAGCCAGCGCGCTTTTGAGCTTTCGCTATCTTTTATGGTTGCTGCTGCTGGGTGTACTTCCGGCTGCCATTTTGTGCCTGTGCCGCATCAAAAATAACCGGCCATGGTGGAAGTCAGTTGTCTGGCGGCTACTGACTTCTCTGGTGGCCCTTCTGTTAATTGTTACTGTAGCCGCGTTTTTTTACAAAGATTACGCATCTATGTTTCGCAATAACAAAGGACTGGTCAAAATGGTCACCCCGGTTAACGTGGTAAGCGGTATCGGACGTTATGTTAACAGTCACTGGTTCACCGGAAATCAGGAGCTGATTGCCATCGGACGGGATGCAAAGAAAGTGAAAGTGATTACCGACAGCAAAAAGAAAACGCTGGTGGTCTTCGTGCTCGGCGAGACGGCGCGGGCTGAAAATTTCTCGCTGGGTGGCTATACGCGAGAAACCAATCCGAAATTACAGCGCGATAACGTTATTTATTATCAGCATGCCACATCCTGCGGTACAGAAACGGCCATCTCTGTTCCCTGCATGTTTTCCAATATGTCACGCCAAAACTATGACGCCAGCCTGGCACGTCATCAGGAAGGTGTACTTGATGTGATGGCTCACGCTGGTATCAATGTATTGTGGCGTGAGAATGACGGCGGCTGCAAAGGTGCCTGCGACCGCGTGCCGCATAGCGATATGACCAAATGGCAGGTTAGTGAGTTGTGCAAAAGCGATTTTTGCCTGGATGATGTGCTTTTGCATCGGCTAAATAATTACATCGACGGTATCAAAGACGATTCTGTCATAGTGCTCCATCAAATGGGGAGTCATGGCCCCGCTTATTATTTGCGCTACCCGCCAGAAGCACGCCAGTTCACACCAACCTGTGACAGCAATCAGATCCAGGATTGCGATCGCCAGACGCTGATTAACACCTATGACAATACCATTTTGTATACCGATACAATGCTGGACAACACTATCAATCTGTTAAAAGCATACAATGACAAATTCAACCTGGCGATGATTTACCTTTCTGACCACGGTGAATCACTGGGCGAACGTGGAATGTACCTTCACGGCACTCCTTATCTGTTTGCCCCGTCTCAACAAACACATATTCCTTTCTTACTTTGGATGTCGCCCGACTATGCCACAACATTTGGCATCGATCTGCAGTGTCTGCAACAGCGGGCTAAGGTTGAGGATGTCTCTCAGGACAACATTTTTCATACCCTGTTAGGAATGATGGATGTAGAAACGCAAGAGTATAAACCAGAGCTTGATATGATCCGTTCGTGCCGCAACCACGGCTGA
- a CDS encoding DUF1289 domain-containing protein, translating to MAEQLEFFPVPNPCKEICQVNERGYCRGCWRSREERFSWMTFSDTQKREILRLCRQRLLRHHRVATVTADEPEQPTLF from the coding sequence GTGGCTGAACAACTTGAGTTTTTCCCGGTACCCAATCCCTGCAAAGAAATTTGTCAGGTTAATGAGCGTGGCTACTGCCGCGGTTGTTGGCGCAGCCGCGAAGAACGCTTTAGCTGGATGACATTCAGTGATACGCAGAAAAGAGAAATTTTGCGTCTTTGTCGCCAGCGCCTGTTGCGCCACCACCGTGTGGCCACTGTAACTGCGGATGAACCGGAACAACCAACATTGTTTTAG
- the slyA gene encoding transcriptional regulator SlyA yields the protein MDTPLGTDMARLVRIWRALIDQRLKPLELTQTHWITLHNIHKLPPEQSQIQLAKAIGIEQPSLVRTLDQLEEKGLISRSTCSNDRRAKRISLTHQAEPIITQVEHVISATRDDILDGISPAEIDKMVMLVAKLEKNILDLHGRDA from the coding sequence TTGGACACCCCATTGGGAACAGATATGGCCAGATTAGTACGCATCTGGCGAGCACTCATTGACCAGAGACTTAAGCCGCTGGAGTTGACGCAAACCCACTGGATAACGTTGCATAACATCCATAAATTACCGCCTGAGCAATCACAAATCCAGCTGGCAAAGGCAATTGGTATTGAACAGCCATCGCTGGTCCGTACTCTTGATCAGCTTGAAGAAAAGGGGCTAATTTCGCGCAGTACCTGTTCTAACGATCGCCGGGCGAAAAGGATCAGCCTGACCCATCAGGCAGAGCCGATTATCACTCAGGTTGAACATGTTATTTCTGCCACCCGGGATGACATCCTGGACGGCATCTCGCCAGCAGAAATCGATAAGATGGTTATGCTGGTTGCGAAATTAGAAAAAAATATTCTTGACCTGCATGGAAGGGATGCATAA